In a single window of the Raphanus sativus cultivar WK10039 chromosome 9, ASM80110v3, whole genome shotgun sequence genome:
- the LOC108826174 gene encoding inorganic pyrophosphatase TTM1, translating into MVRESSVSLWSPQDLLRDKVRLVKRKDSAGRYEIVPIDDPLTFEKGFCAFVRACQLLSQKNDGLILVGLAGLSGAGKSVFTEKISNFLRSIAIINMDSYIDGARATGRDFDDKRLTDYDKLLDNIHGLKDGQSVQVPIYDFKSNSRIGYRTVEVPSSRIVILEGIYALSEKLRPFLDLRVSVTGGVSSNLVKRVLGDIQRPGQDSQETVRRIFETVYPTYEALIEPDLKTAHINIENNFDPSGFQNPTYILKSTKALTPEQMKAVLSEDFKERTEETRDIYLLPPGEDPKTCQSFLRMRNRDGRYYLTFEESFTDCSLVISPGITFQVNVRLLGGLMALGYTLAAISERTSHIFDDDKVTVKSDRFKQLNRTHVQVRGRDRTYVENVANQLGLEASSYVPHTYIELMQLEKRVKKVMALPDDLKTKVSLIPSQGALPRLRASADSRAPAATLPNQGVITRLIYQISTVNERMDECTYHLEELNSSIPNRRAAAAAAASGSLLSALMEEVELVTGRQHEITLQMDILTKLVHEHLVLVERSRTERVVSDRANSTTQNLGPSTVPVLLAVAIGWIGILAYSLK; encoded by the exons ATGGTGCGCGAGAGCTCTGTTTCTCTGTGGTCACCTCAAGACTTGTTGAGGGATAAAGTTCGGCTCGTTAAAAGAAAAGACTCTGCAGGAAGATACGAGATAGTTCCCATCGATGATCCGTTGACTTTTGAGAAAGGTTTCTGCGCTTTCGTCCGTGCGTGCCAGCTACTCTCCCAGAAGAACGATGGACTCATCTTGGTTGGTTTGGCTGGTCTTTCCGGAGCTGGAAAATCTGTCTTCACTGAGAAAATTTCCAACTTCTTGCGTAGTATTGCTATCATCAACATGGACAGCTACATTGATGGTGCTCGTGCCACCGGTAGAGACTTTGATG ACAAACGGTTGACAGATTATGATAAACTTCTTGACAACATACACGGCCTAAAGGATGGACAATCTGTTCAGGTTCCTATATATGACTTCAAGTCGAACTCGCGAATTGGTTACAG AACGGTTGAGGTGCCTAGCTCCCGCATTGTTATCCTTGAAGGCATATACGCTTTGAGCGAGAAGCTACGTCCTTTCCTCGATCTTCGTGTCTCCGTCACTGGTGGAGTGTCTTCCAATCTTGTCAAGCGTGTTTTGGGAGACATTCAACGTCCTGGCCAGGATTCTCAAGAGACAGTTCGTCGAATATTCGAGACG GTTTATCCCACGTACGAGGCGCTTATTGAACCTGACCTGAAGACAGCTCATATTAACATCGAAAACAATTTTGACCCCTCTGGCTTTCAGAACCCAACATATATTCTAAAG TCAACGAAGGCGTTAACACCAGAACAAATGAAGGCAGTTCTGTCTGAAGACTTCAAAGAACGTACAGAAGAAACTCGTGACATCTATCTGCTACCACCAGGCGAGGATCCTAAAACATGTCAATCATTCCTCAGAATGAGGAACCGGGATGGAAGATACTATCTCACGTTTGag GAGTCGTTTACAGATTGTTCGTTAGTTATATCTCCCGGAATAACTTTCCAAGTCAACGTTCGCCTTCTCGGAGGATTAATGGCATTGGGTTATACCCTTGCAGCAATCTCGGAAAGAACAAGTCATATCTTTGATGATGACAAGGTTACTGTGAAGAGTGATCGTTTTAAACAACTGAACCGGACACATGTTCAG GTGCGAGGTAGAGACCGTACATACGTTGAAAACGTGGCTAACCAACTCGGACTGGAAGCTTCTTCATATGTTCCACATACATATATTGAACTGATGCAGCTGGAGAAGCGTGTGAAAAAAGTTATG GCTTTGCCAGATGACTTGAAGACAAAAGTTAGCTTAATTCCTTCTCAAGGAGCCCTTCCAAGACTAAGAGCTTCTGCTGATAGTAGAGCACCTGCAGCCACGCTTCCAAATCAG GGTGTTATCACTCGGCTCATATACCAAATATCAACAGTGAATGAGAGGATGGATGAGTGCACATACCATCTTGAAGAGTTGAATTCCAGTATCCCGAACAGgagagctgctgctgctgctgctgcttctggGTCCCTCTTGTCTGCTCTCATGGAagag GTTGAACTTGTTACTGGAAGACAACATGAGATAACGCTTCAAATGGACATACTGACCAAACTTGTTCACGAGCATCTTGTACTTGTAGAAAGGTCACGCACAGAGAGAGTAGTCAGCGACAGAGCCAACAGCACAACGCAGAACCTCGGGCCTTCCACTGTACCTGTTCTTCTTGCTGTGGCCATTGGCTGGATCGGCATTCTTGCATACAGTCTCAAATAG
- the LOC108827194 gene encoding protein STRICTOSIDINE SYNTHASE-LIKE 12-like: MLETHRVFILCFLLCLLTSHSLVSPLQTFQKIPLPPGVSGPEAFAFDSHGVGPYTGVSGGKILKYQGPKLGFTEFAYISPIANKSLCDKAVGTFLGNICGRPVGLAFNEITGDLYIADAFLGLYVVSRRGGQAKRLADSAVGLPFKFLDGLDVDPVTGSVYFTSFSTRFGPSQLVLAVAVNDATGRFFRYDPKTKSITVLLSGLSGSAGCAVSSDGEFVLVGEFLRNRILRYWIKGPKVNTWDVFVPSIPGPDNIRRTDGGDFWIASNSVKLIVVPTEPSAVKVNAGGEIIQRMSLGEYYGDTLVSEVNEYRGVVYVGTLTTNFVGNM; the protein is encoded by the exons ATGTTGGAAACACATAGAGTCTTCATCCTCTGCTTTTTGCTCTGTCTCCTCACATCTCATTCTCTTGTCTCCCCTCTTCAAACCTTCCAGAAGATCCCTCTGCCACCAGGAGTCTCTGGTCCCGAAGCTTTTGCTTTCGATTCTCACGGTGTAGGACCTTATACCGGAGTCTCCGGCGGCAAGATCTTAAAATACCAAGGACCAAAGCTTGGCTTTACAGAGTTCGCCTATATTTCACCAATAGC GAACAAGTCACTATGTGATAAAGCAGTAGGGACTTTTCTTGGTAACATATGTGGTAGACCAGTCGGTTTAGCTTTCAATGAGATAACCGGAGATTTGTACATAGCCGATGCGTTCTTGGGGCTGTACGTGGTTTCACGCCGCGGTGGCCAAGCCAAGCGCCTAGCCGACAGCGCAGTTGGTTTACCTTTTAAATTCCTTGACGGTTTAGATGTAGATCCAGTGACTGGTTCGGTTTACTTCACATCTTTCAGCACAAGATTTGGCCCCAG TCAACTTGTCTTGGCGGTTGCTGTTAATGATGCAACGGGGAGGTTCTTTAGGTACGACCCAAAGACGAAAAGCATAACCGTTTTGTTAAGCGGTCTCAGTGGCTCCGCCGGATGCGCCGTGAGCTCCGACGGAGAGTTTGTTCTTGTGGGAGAGTTCTTGAGGAATCGTATCTTAAGGTATTGGATCAAGGGTCCAAAAGTCAACACGTGGGACGTTTTCGTACCTTCGATCCCTGGTCCGGACAACATAAGGAGAACAGACGGTGGAGATTTCTGGATCGCCTCCAACTCCGTTAAGCTTATAGTGGTCCCCACCGAGCCATCAGCGGTGAAAGTCAACGCCGGCGGTGAGATTATCCAGCGTATGTCTCTCGGAGAATATTATGGAGATACGTTAGTAAGTGAAGTGAATGAATATAGAGGTGTTGTTTATGTCGGAACACTCACGACCAACTTTGTTGGTAACATGTAA
- the LOC108827193 gene encoding serine protease SPPA, chloroplastic: MAKLLLLHAPQVVFTTSRSLVSATTAIYRRPLLVNSNFTSSPSDSHSSSSHIVPRLRSRRFSARAFDDSPASSAEMEKDQQQQEQPRDGAEDYPTGEMVYEDRNAWESFVVKFRMLFAYPWQRVRKGSVLTMTLRGQISDQLKSRFTSGLSLPQISENLVKAAYDPRIAGVYLHIEPLSCGWGKVEEIRRHILDFKKSGKFIVGYINICGLKEYYLGCACSELYAPPSAYSFLYGLTVQASFLGGVFEKVGIEPQVQRIGKYKSAGDQLARKSISEENYEMLSVLLDNIYANWLDGVSDSTGKKREDVESFINQGVYEIEKLKEEGLIKDIRYDDEVISMLKERLGVEKDKKLPTVDYKKYSGVKKSTLGLSGGRDQIAIIRAGGSISRVKGPLSTPGSSIVAEQLIEKIRSVRENKKYKAAVIRIDSPGGDALASDLMWREIKLLAETKPVIASMSDVAASGGYYMAMAANTIVAENLTLTGSIGVVTARFTLAKLYEKIGFNKETISRGKYAELLGAEERPFKPEEAELFGKSAQHAYQLFRNKAALSRSMPVDKMEEVAQGRVWTGKDAHSRGLVDALGGLSRAIAIAKQKANIPLDKKVTLIEISRPSTSLPDILSGIGSSVIGVDRTLKGLLDELTVSEGVQARMDGIMFQQLGRDSLATPIIDLLKDYLSSLR; the protein is encoded by the exons ATGGCGAAGCTACTACTACTCCACGCGCCTCAAGTAGTCTTCACGACTAGTAGGTCACTGGTCTCCGCGACGACGGCTATATACAGAAGACCTCTCCTCGTGAACTCCAATTTCACCTCTTCTCCTTCGGATTCGCATTCATCATCTTCCCATATCGTTCCTCGTCTCCGCTCTCGGAGATTCTCGGCTCGCGCCTTCGACGATTCACCTGCTTCCTCGGCGGAAATGGAGAAAGATCAGCAACAGCAGGAACAGCCCCGGGATGGAGCTGAGGACTATCCTACAGGAGAGATGGTGTACGAAGATAGAAACGCGTGGGAGAGCTTTGTTGTCAAGTTCAGGATGCTGTTTGCTTATCCTTGGCAGCGTGTTCGCAAAGGAAGCGTCTTGACTATGACTCTGCGCGGCCAG ATCTCTGATCAGCTGAAGAGCCGTTTCACTTCAGGGCTTTCGTTGCCCCAAATCTCTGAGAATCTCGTGAAAGCTGCTTATGATCCTCGTATTGCTGGAGTCTACCTTCACATTGAGCCTTTGAGCTGTGGCTGGGGAAAGGTTGAAGAAATTCGTAGGCATATattagattttaagaaatcag GGAAATTCATTGTTGGGTATATCAACATATGCGGACTAAAGGAGTATTATCTTGGCTGTGCATGCAGTGAGCTCTATGCTCCGCCTAGTGCCTATTCCTTTCTTTATGGTTTGACTGTTCAAGCTTCTTTTCTTGGAG gTGTCTTCGAGAAAGTGGGGATTGAACCTCAGGTTCAAAGAATTGGAAAGTACAAAAGCGCTGGAGATCAGCTTGCTCGCAAAAGCATATCCGAGGAGAATTACGAGATGCTGAGCGTGCTGCTTGATAACATCTATGCAAATTGGCTGGATGGTGTTTCTGATTCAACAG GGAAAAAGCGTGAAGATGTTGAAAGTTTCATCAATCAAGGAGTTTACGAAATTGAAAAACTAAAGGAAGAGGGACTGATAAAGGATATTCGGTATGATGATGAG GTTATATCAATGCTGAAAGAGAGACTTGGAgttgaaaaagacaaaaagcTTCCCACTGTTGATTACAA GAAATATTCAGGTGTTAAGAAGTCGACTCTTGGTCTAAGCGGTGGTAGAGACCAAATAGCTATTATTAGAGCAGGGGGAAGTATTTCTCGGGTTAAGGGTCCGCTGAGCACTCCTGGCTCATCTATTGTAGCAGAACAACTCATTGAGAAGATCCGCAGTGTAAGAG agAACAAAAAATATAAGGCTGCCGTCATACGAATTGACAGTCCAGGAGGCGATGCACTTGCTTCTGATTT AATGTGGAGGGAGATCAAACTATTGGCTGAAACGAAACCCGTGATTGCATCGATGTCAGATGTGGCAGCAAGCGGAGGCTACTACATGGCAATGGCTGCAAACACCATTGTTGCTGAAAATTTGACATTAACTGGCTCAATTGGAGTTGTCACAG caAGATTTACCTTGGCCAAACTATATGAAAAGATTGGCTTTAACAAGGAAACTATATCTAGGGGAAAATATGCTGAGCTTCTGGGGGCTGAGGAAAGACCTTTTAA GCCAGAAGAAGCTGAACTGTTTGGGAAGTCGGCACAGCATGCATATCAGCTTTTCAGGAACAAAGCAGCCTTATCAAGATCAATGCCT GTTGACAAGATGGAAGAAGTAGCACAAGGCAGAGTCTGGACCGGTAAGGATGCTCATTCTCGTGGTCTTGTTGATGCTCTAGGCGGACTCTCCCGAGCTATAGCCATCGCTAAGCAGAAAGCTAATATTCCTCTTGACAAGAAG GTAACTCTTATCGAAATTTCAAGACCTTCTACATCACTACCAGATATCTTAAGCGGTATAGGAAGCTCGGTGATTGGAGTAGACAGAACACTGAAAGGACTACTCGATGAGTTAACAGTCAGCGAGGGGGTACAAGCTCGAATGGATGGGATCATGTTTCAGCAACTTGGCCGAGATTCTTTAGCTACTCCTATCATTGATCTTCTTAAAGATTACCTCAGCTCTCTCCGATGA